A single genomic interval of Ramlibacter sp. harbors:
- a CDS encoding fatty-acid--CoA ligase translates to MLGLMQSQPLLISSLIDFAERHHGDAEIVSRRVEGDLHRYTYRDVAARSRQVANALDGLKLGFSDRVATLAWNGYRHLELYFGVSGSGRVLHTVNPRLHPDQIAWIANHAEDQVMCFDLTFLPIIQAVHGKCTTIKHWIAMCDADKLPADSGVPNLMSYETWMGSQPVTYAWPVFDENSASSMCYTSGTTGNPKAALYSHRSTILHAYAAALPDVMCLSARDAVLPVVPMFHVNAWGIPYSAALTGAKLVFPGPALDGKSVYELIEAEKVSYAAGVPTVWQMLLGHMKPANLRFSTLKRTVIGGSACPPAMITAFNDDYGVEVLHAWGMTEMSPLGTLCTLKNKHLEMSAEEKMKVRLKQGRAIYGVDMKIVGDDGQELPWDGKAFGDLYVKGPWIVREYFKGEGGDPLVDGWFPTGDVATIDPDGYMQITDRSKDVIKSGGEWISSIDIENIAVAHPAVAMAACIGVPHPKWDERPIVAIVKRPGMEVTREELLAFYQGKTVAKWQLPDDIVFVDAIPLGATGKILKTRLREILKDYKLPAA, encoded by the coding sequence ATGCTGGGTTTGATGCAAAGCCAACCGCTGCTGATTTCTTCTTTGATCGATTTCGCCGAACGCCACCATGGCGATGCCGAGATCGTGTCCCGCCGCGTGGAGGGCGATCTGCATCGCTATACCTACCGGGACGTGGCCGCCCGGTCGCGCCAGGTCGCCAATGCGCTTGATGGGTTGAAGCTCGGGTTCAGCGACCGCGTGGCCACGCTGGCCTGGAACGGCTACCGGCACCTGGAGCTTTACTTTGGCGTGAGCGGCTCGGGACGGGTGCTGCACACCGTCAATCCGCGGCTGCACCCCGACCAGATCGCCTGGATCGCCAACCACGCGGAAGACCAGGTCATGTGCTTTGACCTCACGTTTCTGCCGATCATCCAGGCCGTGCACGGCAAATGCACCACCATCAAGCACTGGATCGCGATGTGCGATGCCGACAAGCTGCCAGCCGACAGCGGCGTTCCCAACCTGATGAGCTACGAGACCTGGATGGGTTCCCAGCCGGTCACCTATGCCTGGCCGGTGTTTGACGAGAATTCGGCCTCGAGCATGTGCTACACCAGCGGCACCACGGGCAACCCCAAGGCGGCCCTGTACAGCCACCGCTCCACCATCCTGCACGCCTACGCGGCGGCCCTGCCGGACGTGATGTGCCTCAGTGCCCGCGACGCGGTGCTGCCCGTGGTGCCCATGTTCCACGTCAACGCCTGGGGCATTCCCTATTCGGCCGCGCTGACCGGCGCCAAGCTGGTGTTTCCCGGCCCGGCACTCGATGGCAAGTCGGTGTACGAACTCATCGAGGCCGAGAAGGTCAGCTATGCGGCCGGCGTGCCCACGGTCTGGCAGATGCTGCTGGGCCACATGAAGCCTGCGAACCTGCGCTTTTCCACGCTCAAGCGCACGGTCATCGGCGGCTCGGCCTGCCCGCCGGCCATGATCACCGCCTTCAATGACGACTATGGGGTGGAAGTGCTGCACGCCTGGGGCATGACCGAGATGAGCCCGCTGGGCACGCTGTGCACGCTCAAGAACAAGCACCTTGAAATGTCGGCCGAGGAAAAAATGAAGGTCCGGCTCAAGCAGGGACGGGCCATCTACGGGGTCGACATGAAGATCGTCGGCGACGACGGCCAGGAACTGCCATGGGATGGCAAGGCCTTTGGTGACCTGTACGTCAAGGGGCCGTGGATCGTGCGCGAATATTTCAAGGGCGAGGGCGGCGACCCGCTGGTGGACGGCTGGTTCCCCACGGGCGACGTCGCCACCATTGACCCTGACGGCTACATGCAGATTACCGACCGCAGCAAGGACGTGATCAAGTCCGGTGGCGAGTGGATCAGCTCCATCGACATCGAGAACATCGCCGTGGCGCACCCGGCCGTGGCCATGGCCGCCTGCATTGGCGTGCCCCACCCCAAGTGGGACGAGCGCCCCATCGTGGCCATCGTCAAGAGGCCCGGCATGGAAGTGACGCGCGAGGAACTGCTCGCCTTCTACCAGGGCAAGACCGTGGCCAAGTGGCAGTTGCCCGACGACATCGTGTTCGTGGACGCCATCCCGCTGGGCGCGACCGGCAAGATCCTCAAGACCCGGCTGCGGGAAATACTGAAGGATTACAAGCTGCCTGCCGCATGA
- a CDS encoding carboxylesterase family protein — MSLKNRLWPAAALCAGALLAACGGSDGPEFRTTVYGKVQGTNDALGSGTYSWKGLPFAKPPIGALRWKAPVAPDNWSGTRTAQAFGQACLQNGRIYGPGAHNTYDASIAATLNTPVGSEDCLTLNIWRPAGDAKDLPVIVFVYGGSNISGYTADPVYDGAALAKATNAVVVTTNYRLGVLGFMNLPQLKTGGGPEDSGNFALLDILQALGFVRDNIASFGGNPGNVTLMGQSAGAINTWALLASPLGAGLFHKVIPLSGGISLASNLPAGTLPTLNPAAAYLAQGNALLVRLAIADGKATDTASAQAWVAGQSPTQIADYLRSKDAQTILTTVLAAGLTGSGPIPDGTVLPADPIGAIAAGNYNKVPVLAGNTAEEGKLFAPFLTLFGGPPGFKVSDATRFAMMADFNPNAPATLTEADVLDPAYVPSQAPVTGWNAKTALLGAAFTTPSRNNVLNTLKTRQQNVWYYQFDWAQEPAPWNTLYGAAHAFDLPFIFGNFGPSVFSNATNSEANKGGRLALSAAMMASIGAFARTGDPNHAALGVSWAPWPASLSFDASLAQARITAR, encoded by the coding sequence ATGAGTTTGAAGAACAGGCTTTGGCCTGCGGCCGCGCTGTGCGCGGGCGCTTTGCTGGCGGCATGCGGCGGGTCCGATGGGCCGGAGTTCAGAACCACGGTTTATGGCAAGGTGCAGGGCACCAACGATGCCTTGGGCAGTGGCACGTATTCGTGGAAAGGCCTGCCATTTGCCAAGCCCCCCATCGGTGCCCTGCGGTGGAAGGCCCCGGTGGCGCCCGACAACTGGAGCGGCACGCGCACGGCACAGGCCTTTGGCCAGGCGTGCCTCCAGAACGGCCGCATCTACGGGCCAGGCGCCCACAACACCTATGACGCAAGCATCGCGGCCACGCTCAACACGCCGGTGGGCAGCGAGGATTGCCTGACCCTCAATATCTGGCGGCCCGCGGGCGACGCCAAGGACCTTCCGGTGATCGTGTTTGTCTATGGCGGCAGCAACATCTCCGGCTACACCGCTGATCCGGTTTACGACGGTGCCGCGCTGGCCAAGGCAACCAATGCCGTGGTAGTCACGACCAATTACCGTCTCGGCGTGCTGGGCTTCATGAACCTGCCGCAGCTCAAAACCGGTGGTGGCCCGGAGGACTCGGGCAACTTTGCGCTGCTGGACATCCTTCAGGCGCTCGGGTTCGTCAGGGACAATATTGCCAGCTTTGGCGGCAACCCGGGCAATGTGACGCTCATGGGGCAATCGGCGGGCGCCATCAATACCTGGGCACTTCTGGCGAGCCCTCTTGGCGCGGGCCTGTTTCACAAGGTGATTCCTCTGAGCGGTGGCATTTCCCTCGCGTCGAACCTTCCCGCCGGTACCTTGCCCACATTGAATCCGGCGGCGGCCTACCTGGCGCAAGGCAATGCCCTGCTGGTCCGGCTGGCGATCGCCGATGGCAAGGCCACCGACACGGCATCGGCGCAGGCTTGGGTGGCGGGCCAGTCCCCGACGCAGATCGCCGACTACCTGCGCAGCAAGGACGCGCAGACGATACTGACAACCGTGCTCGCCGCGGGTCTGACAGGCTCTGGCCCCATCCCGGATGGCACGGTGCTGCCCGCCGATCCCATCGGCGCCATTGCCGCGGGCAACTACAACAAGGTCCCTGTCCTCGCGGGCAATACAGCCGAGGAGGGCAAACTGTTTGCGCCGTTCCTGACGCTGTTTGGCGGGCCGCCCGGCTTCAAGGTGAGCGACGCCACACGCTTTGCCATGATGGCGGACTTCAACCCCAATGCGCCTGCCACGCTGACCGAGGCGGACGTCCTGGATCCCGCCTATGTGCCGTCGCAGGCGCCAGTCACAGGCTGGAACGCGAAGACTGCTCTGCTCGGCGCGGCGTTCACGACGCCCAGCCGCAACAACGTGCTGAACACGCTCAAAACCCGCCAGCAGAATGTCTGGTACTACCAGTTTGACTGGGCGCAGGAACCCGCGCCCTGGAACACGCTGTATGGCGCCGCCCATGCTTTCGACCTGCCCTTCATCTTCGGCAATTTCGGACCCTCGGTGTTCTCGAATGCCACCAACAGCGAGGCCAACAAGGGCGGGCGCCTTGCCCTGTCGGCCGCCATGATGGCAAGCATCGGTGCCTTTGCGCGCACGGGTGATCCCAACCATGCGGCCTTGGGTGTCAGCTGGGCGCCCTGGCCTGCGAGCCTGTCGTTTGATGCCAGCCTGGCCCAGGCCCGTATCACCGCTAGATAA
- a CDS encoding branched-chain amino acid ABC transporter permease — translation MEFFTISLLNGLSYGLLLFMLSSGLTLIFSMMGVLNFAHASFYMLGAYFAYSTTELVGYWPALFVAPLLVGVLGAAFEKYCLRRVHKFGHVPELLITFGLSFIVLEMVQLIWGTSSVDYRVPALLDGPLFTIYGTQFPIYRGFMMLVALLMLLAIWLLLTRTRIGLVIQAALTHPEAVESLGHNVPRVFMLVFGGGAALAGLAGVIGGNAFVTEPGMAATVGSVIFVVVVVGGMGSLSGAFVASVLIGVIQTFAVGIDASLLGAAKTVGVTVTPQTFGYALWKLKISQIAPILPYMFLVLILIFRPKGLLGTREG, via the coding sequence ATGGAGTTTTTCACCATTTCGTTATTGAACGGTCTCAGCTACGGGCTGCTGCTGTTCATGCTGAGTTCGGGCCTCACGCTGATTTTCAGCATGATGGGCGTGCTCAACTTCGCGCATGCAAGCTTCTACATGCTTGGCGCCTACTTTGCCTACAGCACCACCGAACTGGTCGGCTACTGGCCGGCCCTGTTTGTCGCGCCGCTGCTGGTCGGGGTGCTGGGCGCGGCTTTCGAAAAATACTGCCTGCGCCGGGTGCACAAGTTCGGGCATGTGCCCGAACTGCTGATCACCTTCGGCCTGAGTTTCATCGTGCTCGAAATGGTCCAGTTGATCTGGGGCACCAGTTCGGTCGACTACCGCGTGCCGGCCCTGCTGGATGGCCCGCTGTTCACGATCTACGGCACGCAGTTCCCGATCTACCGCGGCTTCATGATGCTGGTGGCGCTGCTGATGCTGCTGGCCATCTGGCTGCTGCTCACGCGAACCCGCATTGGCCTGGTCATCCAGGCCGCGCTGACCCACCCCGAGGCGGTGGAATCGCTGGGGCACAACGTGCCGCGCGTGTTCATGCTGGTGTTTGGCGGCGGCGCCGCGCTGGCGGGGCTGGCCGGGGTCATTGGCGGCAACGCCTTTGTCACCGAGCCCGGCATGGCCGCCACGGTCGGTTCCGTCATCTTTGTGGTGGTGGTGGTCGGCGGCATGGGCTCGCTGTCGGGCGCCTTCGTGGCGTCGGTGCTGATCGGCGTGATCCAGACCTTTGCGGTGGGCATCGACGCCTCCCTGCTGGGGGCCGCCAAGACCGTGGGGGTCACGGTCACGCCGCAGACATTTGGCTATGCGCTGTGGAAGCTCAAGATCAGCCAGATCGCGCCCATCCTGCCCTATATGTTCCTGGTGCTGATCCTGATATTCAGGCCCAAGGGCCTGCTCGGCACGCGCGAGGGTTGA
- a CDS encoding branched-chain amino acid ABC transporter permease, with product MQKNYYQFKPFNVGRWIVWSLFAALLLVAPMVFTSSLSHTMLSQMGIAIIVCLSYNMLLGQGGMLSFGHAVYSGLGSFLAIHTLNLVSKGALPLPVTLVPIAGGLSAAFFAVILGWVTTKKAATPFAMITLGIGELVWAMALMFPEFFGGEGGISGNRVTGANAGGIAHALGITFGPQIQLYYLIAIYTFICTGLMFAFTRTPLGRMLNAVRDNPERVEFVGYDTQKVRYFAFVIAAFFAGISGGLAALNFEIVTSEVVSGPRSGAYLLFTFLGGATFFFGPIIGAILMVLAFVLLSELTKAWLLYLGLTFLFMVMYAPGGVASLIMMNLRVASFGKLKQLWVSYLALAVTALVTLVGAAAMIEMVYHLQLNAALGPELKFMGAHLNAKGFSSWFGSGFVMLTGLFLFEVTRRQFVREWGAIQEYIEKEIKRREAL from the coding sequence ATGCAGAAGAACTACTACCAATTCAAACCATTCAATGTGGGCCGCTGGATCGTCTGGAGCCTGTTCGCGGCGCTGCTGCTGGTGGCGCCCATGGTCTTCACGAGCAGCCTGTCGCACACCATGCTCAGCCAGATGGGCATCGCGATCATTGTCTGCCTGTCCTACAACATGTTGCTGGGGCAGGGCGGCATGCTCAGCTTTGGCCATGCGGTGTACTCTGGGCTCGGGTCGTTCCTGGCCATCCACACGCTCAACCTGGTGAGCAAGGGCGCCTTGCCCTTGCCGGTGACCCTGGTTCCCATTGCCGGGGGCCTCTCGGCCGCGTTTTTTGCGGTCATCCTGGGCTGGGTCACCACCAAGAAGGCCGCCACGCCATTTGCCATGATCACGCTGGGCATCGGCGAGCTGGTCTGGGCCATGGCGCTGATGTTCCCCGAATTCTTTGGCGGCGAGGGCGGCATTTCGGGCAACCGCGTCACCGGGGCCAATGCAGGGGGCATTGCCCACGCACTGGGGATCACCTTCGGGCCGCAGATCCAGCTGTACTACCTCATTGCCATCTACACCTTCATCTGCACCGGGCTGATGTTTGCGTTCACGCGCACCCCGCTGGGCCGCATGCTGAACGCGGTGCGTGACAACCCCGAACGCGTGGAGTTCGTGGGCTACGACACCCAGAAGGTGCGCTACTTCGCCTTTGTGATCGCGGCGTTCTTTGCCGGCATCTCGGGCGGGCTGGCCGCGCTGAATTTCGAGATCGTGACGTCGGAGGTGGTCAGCGGTCCGCGCTCGGGCGCGTACCTGCTGTTCACCTTCCTTGGCGGCGCCACCTTCTTCTTCGGGCCGATCATTGGCGCCATCCTCATGGTGCTGGCCTTCGTGCTGCTGTCAGAGCTCACCAAGGCCTGGCTGCTGTACCTGGGCCTGACCTTCCTGTTCATGGTGATGTATGCGCCTGGTGGCGTGGCCAGCCTGATCATGATGAACCTGCGGGTGGCCTCGTTCGGCAAGCTCAAGCAGCTCTGGGTCAGCTACCTTGCGCTGGCGGTGACGGCCCTGGTCACGCTGGTGGGGGCCGCCGCGATGATCGAGATGGTCTACCACCTGCAGCTCAACGCGGCCCTGGGGCCGGAGCTGAAATTCATGGGCGCGCACCTCAACGCCAAGGGCTTCAGCAGCTGGTTCGGCTCGGGGTTTGTGATGCTCACGGGCCTGTTCCTGTTCGAGGTCACGCGCCGCCAGTTTGTCCGTGAGTGGGGCGCCATCCAGGAATACATCGAAAAAGAAATCAAGCGCCGGGAGGCCCTCTGA
- a CDS encoding branched-chain amino acid ABC transporter substrate-binding protein: protein MKFALKTVVASAIMVAAGVSYAQKGETVKIAFMDPLSGPFANVGQNQLKSWQFVADHFSGAKNPAGVKFEVVGFDNKGSPQESLNTLKAAIDQGFRYVTQGNGSGAAAAILDAVEKHNSRNPGKEVVYLNYAAVDPALTNEKCDYWHFRLDADTTMKMEALTSFMKDQPKVKKVYIIGQNYSHGHQVAKYFKEGIARKRPDVQIVGEDLHPIGQVKDFSPYVAKIKQSGADAIVTGNWGQDLTLLVKALGDAGLKIPMYTYYAGVTGTPTALAAAGADEVYVIAYGHANHGGELGQMGAEFKKKFNDDYYTFATYNGINLLGAAMAKAHSTNPVAVAKAMEGLTVKSFAGDVTMRASDHQLQQSMFVTKWQKADKKYPYSVENTGYTFAPIKQMEPYVASTPTSCQMKRPG from the coding sequence ATGAAATTTGCCCTCAAAACCGTCGTCGCGTCCGCCATCATGGTGGCCGCAGGCGTGTCTTATGCCCAGAAGGGCGAGACCGTCAAGATCGCCTTCATGGACCCGCTGTCGGGCCCGTTCGCCAATGTGGGCCAGAACCAGCTCAAGAGCTGGCAGTTTGTGGCTGACCATTTCTCGGGCGCCAAGAACCCCGCGGGCGTGAAGTTCGAAGTCGTCGGCTTTGACAACAAGGGCTCTCCCCAGGAAAGCCTGAACACGCTGAAGGCCGCCATTGACCAGGGCTTTCGCTATGTGACCCAGGGCAACGGCTCGGGCGCCGCCGCGGCCATTCTTGATGCGGTGGAAAAGCACAACTCGCGCAACCCCGGCAAGGAAGTGGTTTATCTGAACTACGCCGCCGTGGACCCGGCGCTGACCAACGAGAAGTGCGACTACTGGCACTTCCGCCTGGACGCCGACACCACCATGAAGATGGAAGCGCTGACCTCCTTCATGAAGGACCAGCCCAAGGTCAAGAAGGTCTACATCATTGGCCAGAACTACTCGCACGGCCACCAGGTTGCCAAGTACTTCAAGGAAGGCATCGCACGCAAGCGCCCCGACGTGCAGATCGTTGGTGAAGACCTGCACCCCATTGGCCAGGTCAAGGACTTCTCGCCCTACGTGGCCAAGATCAAACAGTCGGGCGCCGATGCCATCGTGACCGGCAACTGGGGCCAGGATCTGACGCTGCTGGTGAAGGCCCTGGGCGACGCCGGCCTCAAGATTCCGATGTACACCTACTACGCCGGTGTGACCGGTACGCCCACGGCCCTGGCCGCCGCCGGCGCCGACGAGGTCTACGTGATCGCCTACGGCCACGCCAACCATGGGGGCGAGCTGGGCCAGATGGGCGCCGAGTTCAAGAAGAAGTTCAACGACGACTACTACACCTTCGCCACCTACAACGGCATCAACCTGCTGGGCGCCGCCATGGCCAAGGCCCACTCGACCAACCCGGTCGCCGTGGCCAAGGCCATGGAAGGCCTGACGGTCAAGAGCTTTGCCGGCGACGTGACCATGCGCGCCTCCGACCACCAGCTGCAGCAGTCCATGTTCGTGACCAAGTGGCAGAAAGCCGACAAGAAGTACCCCTACAGCGTGGAAAACACGGGCTACACCTTCGCCCCCATCAAGCAGATGGAGCCCTATGTGGCCAGCACGCCGACCAGCTGCCAGATGAAGCGTCCGGGCTGA
- a CDS encoding AraC family transcriptional regulator, producing the protein MFASQGIDVPRLFRAAQLDMRQLDDPDARFTAEKVSQLWELAVAWSGNPALGMSRDLSARYVNFDVVGYAMLACSSLRAALENLARYLALISDAATFQLMPEGGECWLVLGHMGNTRRVPRQRQEYGLLTLLTLCRWLARRELPALRADFIFPVPAQMAPYEAAFECPLRFDQPATRILLASEDLDAPMPSRNAPLLALHERVMNERLVSLGNVSTSYRVTGEIVRRLHTGEPRREDIAASLALTDRTLQRRLHAEKTSYQQLLDEARRELARKYLADDRHSLAQIADLLGFVDQSNFFRACRRWFGLPPGQYRQQLRASPLTAGA; encoded by the coding sequence ATGTTTGCTTCACAGGGCATCGATGTGCCACGCCTGTTCCGCGCCGCGCAGCTGGACATGCGGCAACTGGACGACCCCGACGCACGCTTCACCGCCGAGAAGGTGTCGCAGCTCTGGGAACTGGCAGTTGCGTGGTCGGGCAACCCCGCGCTGGGCATGAGCCGCGACCTCTCGGCCCGCTATGTCAATTTCGATGTGGTGGGTTATGCCATGCTGGCCTGCTCCAGCCTGCGCGCGGCCCTGGAGAATCTCGCGCGTTACCTCGCGTTGATTTCCGACGCCGCCACCTTCCAGCTGATGCCCGAGGGGGGCGAATGCTGGCTGGTGCTGGGCCACATGGGCAACACCCGCCGCGTCCCGCGCCAGCGCCAGGAGTACGGCCTGCTCACCTTGCTGACCCTGTGTCGCTGGCTCGCGCGGCGCGAGCTCCCCGCCCTGCGTGCCGACTTCATCTTTCCCGTGCCGGCGCAGATGGCCCCCTACGAAGCGGCATTTGAATGCCCGCTCCGATTCGATCAGCCCGCCACGCGCATCCTGCTGGCCAGCGAAGATCTGGATGCTCCCATGCCATCACGCAACGCGCCGTTGCTGGCCCTGCACGAGCGGGTCATGAATGAGCGCCTGGTCAGCCTGGGCAATGTCAGCACCAGTTACCGGGTCACCGGGGAAATTGTGCGAAGGCTGCACACGGGTGAGCCGCGGCGGGAGGACATTGCCGCCAGCCTGGCCCTGACCGACCGCACCCTGCAGCGCCGCCTCCATGCCGAGAAAACGTCTTACCAGCAGTTGCTGGACGAAGCCCGCCGCGAGCTGGCCCGCAAGTACCTCGCCGATGACCGCCATTCGCTGGCCCAGATCGCAGACCTGCTGGGCTTTGTGGACCAGAGCAATTTTTTTCGCGCCTGCAGGCGCTGGTTCGGTCTGCCCCCGGGGCAGTACCGTCAGCAGCTCAGAGCCTCGCCGCTGACGGCGGGCGCCTGA
- a CDS encoding ABC transporter substrate-binding protein, translating into MKRYLERWVWLLLAMTLGAHGATATEAGVADREIVVGQSLALTGPLAELAPDIVNGTQAYFDGVNAKGGIHGRRVRMVTRDDGYVAANTVKVVGQMIDEDKVFALMNMTGTSNVAAVLPLLEKEKPAVPLIAPFTGATLIREPVINHVFNIRASYADETEKLVQHLTTIGVGRISVLWINNGFGKDGLDGVHKAMAKRGLKVYSSAPIEPDASDTDKAVAALHDTRPEVIIMITTGRATVDFIKAYNKVRKGMRFYTLSVMGTQATLRALGADGVGVVVTSVVPFPWSYGNPAAREYRAAMQKSGFHNISFLGFEAYLNARVFAEGLRRAGRELTRTRFIAALEDMKRVDLGGFEVGFGKDARQGSRHVELVIIGAGQKFTR; encoded by the coding sequence ATGAAAAGATATCTGGAACGTTGGGTCTGGCTGCTGCTGGCCATGACGCTCGGAGCGCACGGCGCCACGGCCACGGAAGCCGGCGTGGCCGATCGCGAGATCGTGGTGGGGCAATCCCTGGCCCTCACCGGCCCCCTGGCCGAACTGGCGCCCGACATCGTCAACGGCACGCAGGCCTACTTTGACGGCGTGAACGCCAAAGGGGGCATCCACGGCCGGCGGGTGCGGATGGTGACGCGCGATGACGGCTATGTGGCGGCCAACACGGTCAAGGTGGTTGGCCAGATGATCGACGAAGACAAGGTCTTCGCGCTCATGAACATGACGGGCACATCCAATGTGGCGGCGGTGCTGCCGCTGCTTGAAAAAGAGAAGCCAGCGGTGCCCTTGATCGCGCCGTTCACGGGCGCCACGCTGATCCGGGAACCCGTGATCAACCATGTCTTCAACATCCGCGCCAGCTACGCGGACGAAACCGAGAAGCTGGTCCAGCACCTCACCACGATTGGCGTGGGGCGCATCTCGGTTCTGTGGATCAACAACGGCTTTGGCAAGGACGGGCTTGACGGCGTTCACAAGGCCATGGCCAAACGCGGGCTCAAGGTGTATTCCAGCGCCCCGATCGAGCCGGACGCCTCCGACACCGACAAGGCCGTGGCGGCCCTGCATGACACGCGGCCCGAGGTGATCATCATGATCACCACCGGGCGCGCAACGGTGGACTTCATCAAGGCCTACAACAAGGTCCGCAAGGGCATGCGCTTTTACACGCTGTCGGTGATGGGAACCCAGGCCACCCTGCGCGCGCTCGGAGCCGACGGGGTAGGGGTCGTGGTGACCTCCGTGGTGCCTTTTCCGTGGAGCTACGGCAATCCGGCCGCGCGCGAATACCGTGCCGCCATGCAGAAGTCCGGCTTCCACAACATTTCGTTCCTGGGGTTCGAGGCCTACCTCAATGCCCGGGTATTCGCCGAGGGCTTGAGGCGCGCCGGCCGGGAACTCACCCGCACGCGCTTCATCGCGGCACTGGAGGACATGAAGCGCGTGGACCTGGGCGGGTTCGAAGTCGGTTTCGGCAAGGACGCCCGCCAGGGTTCGCGGCATGTCGAACTCGTCATCATCGGCGCGGGACAGAAATTCACGCGTTAG